The genomic segment ATGAGGTAGAGAACAAACATACCACGGAGAAGATTATACACCGGATGGTCTCGAAACGAGTCGAATGTACTCGCACCGAGGTAGAGTATGGGTACCGCGAAGTAGACATATATAAGAGGAGATGCTTCTGTAAGCCAGACAGCAGCCAGAAGGAAGGCGAGCAAGAGTACTGTGAGACCACCCCGGTAGGGGCTGATACGGTCACGAAGACTGTCAGAACCCATAGTGTTGGTTACTCAACGGTGTGGTAAAGCAGTTTC from the Candidatus Afararchaeum irisae genome contains:
- a CDS encoding phosphatidate cytidylyltransferase, which gives rise to MGSDSLRDRISPYRGGLTVLLLAFLLAAVWLTEASPLIYVYFAVPILYLGASTFDSFRDHPVYNLLRGMFVLYLIGGQYLLTPQSRALLVLTVLSAFGVAVEAYNYVKGTSYLRVEFPENSG